Below is a genomic region from Nitrospira defluvii.
ACCCGCAGCGCATGCTCACGGATACGCGGCAGTTCCGAGCCCAATTTTGCCGCTTCCAACAAGGCTGGCACTGCGCCTGGTGATTTGATCATCGACAAGGTCTCGATGGCATTATATCGGACGCGGGGGCCCGGCATCGTCAGGGCCTTGGTCAGGACGGGCACGGACGGCTCTCCCAAATGCACGAACTCTCCCATTGCCCAAAACTCCTGCTTCCCCTCCAATAGCGGCAGCAGGGCCTCCGCACGTTGCAGCTCTTCCGGAGTCAGGCTTTTCGTGTTCGGCGCCACTGATACGTCGGGCACCGGATCCGACTTCGGCGGTGCTTCATAGGGCATCTGCACCGGCCAGACGATACCCGCCGACCATGTGTGGGCCGGCACCATACCGACGACACTCAGCACCCCGATCGTCCAGATGACCCATCGACCGCCCATCCGCCTTCCCACTCCTGTCTTCATGCGATCCTTCTCCAACTCGCGTCGTTAGTCGTTAATAGAGGGCGACGATGCCTCTGCGGCATCGATCGCTCGCGGTCCCTCGATTCACACTTTCCTCACCCACTTGTCATGGAAGATTAACAGGAGTCTCCTAGGATTCGCTACTCCCAGGCTCCGATACCAGCTCGGGGGGTGACAGGAGACGCCGTGAGCCGTTACTTCACTTCTTGCCCCTTGATCAGTACCGCGCCTTTGGTCACGATGCGCTGGCCGGACGTCACACCCTCCAGCACACGGACTTGCCCGCCGGACACATTCGAAACGACCACTTCACGTTTCACATAGCGCCCTGGCGCTTCCACGACATACACAAAGTGTTTCCCGTCGATTTCGACGACCGCCTCTTTCGGGATTGCCAGGAACGGCGTAGCATCGCCCACATCCAGCCTGAGCCGCGCGAACATTTCCGGTTTGAGGCGTTGATCCCGGTTGTCCACCCAGGCGCGCACTTTGATCGTACGCGTGTTGGGATCGACCACGTCTCCGATCGACGCCACCACAGACGCAAAATCTGTCCCCGGGTAGGCTTCCACATTGATACGACCGACCTGACTGACCTTCACCAGGGCCAGGTCCCGCTCATACACATCCGCCACCACTTGCAACCGGTCCAGATCTGCGACGGTGAACAGCACCTGGGCGGGATCGCCTCCCACGGACTGCCCCGGAGTCACCGCCCGCTCGACGACAGTACCGGCCAGGGGACTTTTCATTTCAAATCGCGACGTGATGCGTTGCTGCGCAAGGGGCTTCTCCAACTCGGCCGCCGGAATCCGCAACGACAGCAAGCGCTCCTTGGACCGACGAAATTCGGCGCGCGCCTTGATCAAATCGTTTTCTGCCTGTTTCAGATCCTTTAACGCCAGGGCCTTGGTGGCGTACAACTCCTTGGCCAACTCCTGAGCTCGACTGGAATATTCGAGTTC
It encodes:
- a CDS encoding HEAT repeat domain-containing protein, with the translated sequence MKTGVGRRMGGRWVIWTIGVLSVVGMVPAHTWSAGIVWPVQMPYEAPPKSDPVPDVSVAPNTKSLTPEELQRAEALLPLLEGKQEFWAMGEFVHLGEPSVPVLTKALTMPGPRVRYNAIETLSMIKSPGAVPALLEAAKLGSELPRIREHALRVAVRIDPQQAPPAIEAMAKDPNSVIRKAAAFEARYVRRKEVIQPLIDLLGDEEKFVAMSAVQSLWTLTRHEAEFHDWDASNKQDRQTWAQEWVEWWNQSKDTFELPEPKSRKQAG
- a CDS encoding efflux RND transporter periplasmic adaptor subunit — its product is MISGANRVVVLGLVLCLCACSQKPEPASAPAASPAEPAAGQLTVPSTGQIETAVVDFKPVQPELVLVGKIAYGEDRYSKISSPLQGRVVEVRAKLGDRVEAGATLLVIDSSDITAAYSEFVKEASELEYSSRAQELAKELYATKALALKDLKQAENDLIKARAEFRRSKERLLSLRIPAAELEKPLAQQRITSRFEMKSPLAGTVVERAVTPGQSVGGDPAQVLFTVADLDRLQVVADVYERDLALVKVSQVGRINVEAYPGTDFASVVASIGDVVDPNTRTIKVRAWVDNRDQRLKPEMFARLRLDVGDATPFLAIPKEAVVEIDGKHFVYVVEAPGRYVKREVVVSNVSGGQVRVLEGVTSGQRIVTKGAVLIKGQEVK